A window of Pedobacter lusitanus contains these coding sequences:
- a CDS encoding FeoA family protein: protein MNLSQLNPGERGTIVAFTDLEMSVKLMEMGCLPGEVVEVERFAPLGDPMAIRVAGYQLCLRKNEASVIIIS from the coding sequence ATGAACCTTTCGCAGTTAAATCCAGGAGAACGTGGTACTATTGTAGCTTTTACGGACTTAGAGATGTCAGTAAAATTAATGGAAATGGGTTGTTTACCTGGTGAAGTTGTGGAGGTTGAGCGTTTCGCGCCACTGGGAGATCCAATGGCTATCCGCGTTGCGGGATATCAACTTTGTTTGCGTAAAAACGAAGCTTCTGTTATTATAATTTCTTAG